A genomic window from Candidatus Methylacidiphilum fumarolicum includes:
- the feoB gene encoding ferrous iron transport protein B produces the protein MALLKKDERVFKSESASKLFTFALVGNPNSGKTTLFNALTGLRQKIANYPGVTIEKKVGIFYTLYGEKCQLIDLPGTYSLLPNSPDEKITTEVLLGLREDTPKPDGIICIVDASNLERSLYLVSQILELDRPVVIVLNMIDELAAKGWEVDCRILSQKFNCPVVPCQANKKSGVVQLKTVLSKEIARSKPFVLNYPDFIEEEITTLENQSEIQGIGPISRIMLLLLLLSPDPETTAKLFRMDFLIQSVKRAQEKIGKLKPDWRDAVVRERFLTLQHLVKGAVKKGVHLSRGLSDMIDRYVAHPFWGWLIFSMAMALMFLAVFGMGSYPKDLIDEGMRAISEKFQTVFPPGDLRDLICQGIIGGAGNVVVFLPQILVLFFFIGLLEDTGYMARAAFLMDKLMNAVGLHGKSFLPLLSSHACAIPGILAARTIDNPKDRLLTILIAPFASCSARLPVYVLMCGVLFSQHSHPVLWSSFTIFFLYILGIGGAFFFAWIFKKTLFKGKQSFLLLELPPYRRPSIKSISLQMYERALAFLKRAGTIIVSVSILLWFLTSHPKFPGESNSQALSHSFAGRIGHFIEPVIKPLGFNWKIGVGLLSAQAAREMFVSTMGVIYTGEETKENILPLAQAMRKDKWPDGKEVFSPLSCFSLMIYFAFSLQCLSTVAVVRRETGSWKWALFQFAYMTSFAYFCAFLFYQIGLLLGFS, from the coding sequence ATGGCATTGTTAAAGAAAGATGAGCGGGTTTTCAAATCAGAATCAGCCAGTAAGCTTTTCACTTTTGCTCTTGTAGGCAATCCAAATAGTGGAAAAACCACTTTATTTAACGCCCTGACCGGCTTAAGGCAGAAGATTGCAAATTATCCGGGAGTCACCATTGAAAAAAAAGTGGGGATTTTTTACACACTTTATGGAGAAAAATGCCAACTGATCGATCTGCCTGGAACTTATAGCCTTCTACCTAATTCTCCTGACGAAAAAATCACGACTGAAGTGCTATTGGGATTGAGAGAAGACACTCCTAAACCTGACGGCATTATCTGTATTGTTGATGCTTCAAATTTGGAAAGGAGTTTGTATCTTGTTAGCCAGATTCTGGAATTGGACAGACCTGTGGTAATCGTTCTCAATATGATCGATGAACTTGCGGCCAAAGGATGGGAAGTGGATTGTCGGATCCTTTCCCAAAAGTTTAACTGCCCTGTGGTTCCCTGCCAGGCAAATAAAAAGAGTGGTGTAGTTCAGTTAAAAACGGTGTTGAGTAAAGAAATCGCTCGATCGAAACCTTTTGTTCTGAATTATCCAGATTTTATAGAAGAAGAAATTACGACTCTTGAAAATCAGAGTGAAATTCAGGGAATAGGCCCAATTAGTAGAATAATGCTTCTTCTTCTTTTGCTTTCTCCAGATCCAGAAACAACAGCAAAGTTGTTTCGCATGGATTTTCTCATTCAGTCAGTAAAACGGGCTCAGGAAAAAATCGGGAAACTAAAGCCCGACTGGAGGGATGCCGTGGTTAGAGAAAGATTCCTAACTTTGCAACATCTTGTGAAAGGCGCCGTAAAAAAAGGGGTGCATCTTTCTAGAGGCTTAAGTGATATGATCGACCGTTATGTGGCACACCCCTTTTGGGGATGGTTGATTTTTTCTATGGCGATGGCATTGATGTTCCTAGCGGTTTTTGGGATGGGATCTTATCCAAAAGACTTAATAGATGAAGGAATGAGAGCTATTTCAGAAAAGTTTCAAACGGTTTTTCCTCCTGGAGATCTAAGGGATCTTATATGTCAGGGAATCATTGGAGGAGCTGGCAATGTAGTTGTCTTTTTGCCTCAGATCCTTGTGCTTTTTTTCTTCATTGGCTTATTAGAAGATACGGGCTATATGGCTAGAGCGGCCTTTTTAATGGATAAACTCATGAATGCGGTAGGTCTTCATGGAAAATCTTTTTTACCTTTACTTAGCAGTCATGCCTGTGCGATTCCAGGGATCCTAGCCGCTAGGACAATAGATAATCCTAAAGATAGGCTTTTGACTATCCTCATAGCTCCTTTTGCTAGTTGTTCAGCTCGCCTTCCCGTTTATGTTCTTATGTGTGGCGTGCTCTTTTCTCAACATTCCCATCCAGTTTTATGGAGTTCCTTTACTATTTTCTTTCTGTATATTTTGGGGATAGGAGGTGCTTTTTTCTTTGCCTGGATCTTTAAAAAGACTCTTTTTAAAGGCAAACAATCCTTTTTACTTTTGGAATTGCCCCCCTATCGTCGCCCATCGATAAAGTCGATTAGCTTGCAAATGTACGAAAGAGCTTTAGCCTTTCTCAAAAGGGCTGGAACGATCATTGTTTCGGTTTCTATTCTATTGTGGTTTTTAACTTCTCATCCAAAATTTCCTGGAGAATCTAATTCTCAAGCACTTTCTCATAGCTTTGCTGGAAGAATAGGGCATTTTATTGAGCCGGTCATTAAACCTTTAGGTTTTAATTGGAAAATCGGCGTAGGGCTCTTAAGTGCTCAAGCTGCCAGGGAAATGTTCGTCAGCACCATGGGGGTAATTTATACAGGAGAAGAAACCAAGGAGAATATTCTTCCTTTGGCTCAAGCTATGCGCAAGGATAAATGGCCAGATGGAAAAGAAGTGTTCAGTCCCTTAAGCTGTTTTTCGTTGATGATCTATTTTGCTTTTTCTTTGCAATGTTTAAGTACTGTTGCTGTTGTGAGACGAGAAACCGGCTCATGGAAATGGGCGCTTTTTCAGTTTGCCTATATGACTTCCTTTGCTTATTTTTGTGCTTTCCTATTTTATCAAATAGGTTTATTATTAGGTTTTAGTTAA
- a CDS encoding FeoA family protein — protein MIEKERKANSNRKNTISLAEADIGSIFYIHSIEGNAVECHRLRELGFCEKAEVVKIAHGAMTVCLVCGSKIGLNKLLAKRIFVTSAKKDSAI, from the coding sequence ATGATTGAAAAAGAAAGGAAAGCTAACAGCAATAGGAAAAATACTATTTCTCTAGCCGAAGCGGATATTGGCTCTATCTTTTATATCCATTCGATAGAGGGAAACGCCGTCGAATGTCATCGGCTTAGGGAGTTGGGATTTTGCGAAAAGGCAGAAGTGGTGAAGATTGCTCATGGAGCGATGACGGTTTGTTTGGTCTGTGGCTCGAAGATAGGACTAAACAAGTTGTTAGCAAAAAGAATTTTTGTTACTTCTGCCAAAAAAGATTCGGCCATTTAA
- a CDS encoding cbb3-type cytochrome c oxidase subunit I → MSAIVQAQTEVVQDPKHFELSPANRRWILWSILFGFAALAFGVFQGFVQGLNYAGISLFTFLPGMKTYYEGLTAHGVLNAFIFTFAEANGWLSLTTARALGRNLNSRLLALSFVLLVLGTVFAGIPIFLGKASVLYTFYPPLRAHWAFYFGIALAVVSTWIISAAQLWALAEWRKEHKGERIPLMAYVSIMTYIMWDISSLGAAIEDLFLLLPWSLNLLPGSDPLLSRVLFWYTGHQIVYYWLLPAYVSWYIFIPRMVNGKLFSDSLARIAFIMFVVLVPVGFHHQYTDPGVGNYFKIAVLILTFGIAFPSLLTAFSIMYALEIGGRANGGKGILGWFLKLPWSNPAVSAQVLAMIAFLPGGITGIMNASYNMNLLIHNTTFVPGHFHLTLGSAVTLSYFGIAYWLIPYLTRRKLALEKIAKWQPWVYFLGILIFARGEISGGILGMPRRTALAIINYEPLPGWKLAGALTGIGGTIMFIGCVLFFLVIFFTLIQGKKMESTGDLPFTETYLGAAPSGWQLILDKLSYWVLLSFILIALVYGPFLLTHLPPKLNSPPFQGF, encoded by the coding sequence ATGAGCGCTATTGTTCAAGCCCAAACCGAAGTAGTCCAAGACCCAAAACATTTTGAACTTTCCCCTGCAAACCGCCGCTGGATTTTATGGTCTATCCTTTTTGGCTTCGCTGCGCTGGCCTTTGGGGTTTTTCAGGGTTTTGTTCAAGGATTGAATTATGCAGGGATTAGCCTTTTTACGTTTTTGCCTGGAATGAAAACCTATTATGAAGGGTTGACAGCCCATGGGGTGCTTAATGCTTTTATATTCACTTTTGCTGAAGCCAATGGATGGCTTTCCTTGACTACAGCTAGAGCTTTAGGCAGAAATCTAAACTCAAGGTTACTTGCTTTATCTTTTGTACTTTTGGTATTAGGAACAGTGTTTGCTGGAATTCCTATATTTCTTGGTAAGGCCAGTGTGCTTTATACTTTTTATCCGCCATTACGAGCGCATTGGGCATTTTATTTTGGAATCGCGCTAGCTGTAGTTAGCACCTGGATTATTTCCGCTGCCCAACTATGGGCTCTAGCAGAATGGAGAAAGGAACATAAAGGTGAGAGGATTCCTCTCATGGCTTATGTTTCAATAATGACCTATATCATGTGGGATATTTCTTCTTTGGGCGCAGCAATTGAGGATCTTTTCCTTTTGCTTCCTTGGTCCTTGAATCTTCTTCCAGGCTCTGATCCACTGTTGAGTCGAGTACTCTTTTGGTATACGGGTCATCAGATCGTCTACTATTGGCTACTTCCTGCTTATGTTTCATGGTACATCTTCATTCCCAGGATGGTGAATGGTAAACTCTTCAGTGACTCGCTTGCTCGGATTGCCTTTATAATGTTTGTGGTCCTGGTACCAGTAGGATTCCACCATCAATATACTGATCCAGGGGTAGGTAATTACTTCAAGATTGCTGTTCTTATTCTCACTTTTGGCATAGCTTTCCCTAGTCTTCTCACAGCATTTTCTATCATGTATGCCTTAGAAATTGGAGGCAGAGCCAATGGAGGCAAGGGGATACTTGGTTGGTTCTTAAAACTGCCATGGAGTAACCCTGCTGTGAGTGCTCAGGTGTTGGCCATGATTGCTTTTTTGCCTGGAGGAATAACTGGAATCATGAATGCTAGCTATAATATGAATCTTCTGATCCACAATACGACTTTTGTTCCTGGACATTTTCACCTTACCCTTGGATCGGCTGTTACCCTTTCTTACTTTGGAATTGCTTATTGGCTTATTCCTTATTTAACAAGAAGGAAGTTAGCTTTAGAAAAAATCGCAAAATGGCAGCCGTGGGTTTATTTTCTTGGTATATTGATTTTTGCTCGAGGAGAGATTTCTGGTGGAATACTGGGTATGCCAAGAAGAACTGCCTTAGCTATTATCAATTATGAGCCTTTACCTGGCTGGAAACTAGCTGGTGCGCTGACTGGAATTGGTGGAACCATTATGTTCATTGGATGTGTTTTATTCTTTCTTGTTATTTTCTTTACTCTGATTCAAGGCAAAAAAATGGAAAGCACAGGGGATTTGCCATTTACTGAAACCTACCTAGGGGCTGCCCCATCAGGTTGGCAACTCATACTCGATAAACTCTCTTATTGGGTTTTACTCTCTTTCATTTTAATTGCTCTGGTCTATGGTCCTTTTTTGCTTACACACCTGCCGCCAAAATTAAATTCCCCACCTTTTCAGGGATTCTGA
- a CDS encoding cytochrome c oxidase subunit II encodes MEKLEKIYVWLSIGILLAFIVALIYASVILAVRVPTDVGQIVPNPGEALASATMRTPPFDQPGVQEVAPGKYKVVVLGQAWMFNPPSIELPIGADVTFYGTSLDIDHGFFIPNTDVNMMLLPGQVSILRHKFDKAGVYRIICHEYCGTLHHLMTGTITVK; translated from the coding sequence ATGGAAAAACTAGAAAAAATTTATGTCTGGCTTTCTATAGGCATTCTTTTGGCTTTCATAGTAGCTCTTATTTATGCTTCGGTAATTTTGGCTGTAAGAGTTCCTACTGATGTTGGTCAGATTGTTCCAAATCCTGGAGAGGCTTTGGCTTCGGCAACTATGCGAACCCCCCCATTTGATCAGCCAGGAGTTCAGGAAGTGGCTCCTGGAAAATATAAAGTCGTAGTGCTAGGACAAGCATGGATGTTTAATCCTCCTTCCATAGAGCTTCCTATAGGAGCTGATGTTACTTTCTATGGGACTAGTTTGGATATCGATCATGGTTTTTTCATTCCTAATACAGATGTGAATATGATGCTTTTACCTGGACAGGTTTCTATCCTTAGGCACAAATTTGATAAAGCTGGAGTTTATCGAATTATTTGTCATGAGTACTGTGGTACCCTACATCATCTCATGACTGGAACTATTACCGTAAAATAA
- a CDS encoding 30S ribosomal protein S1, producing the protein MVEMTLASIPDFVEGSIVKGKVVDKNSKEVVVDIGYKSEGIIPLSEFEEPESIQVGQEIEVLLESLENEEGMVVLSRQKAAQKQNWDKILKTFEEGGTITGKVKQVVKGGLMLNIGVEAFLPASQIDVVPPKNLKEYEGATLTCKIVKISEERKNVVLSRREIVEAERNQKRLQFLEKVHVGDLVKGVVKNVTDFGAFIDLDGIDGLIHITDMSWGRINHPSEILKVGQEIEVVVIDVDREKERVSLGLKQKTPNPWENIEEKYPVGTKVKGKVVNLAPYGAFIELEPGIEGLVHISEISWTQKITKPSEVLSMGQEVEAMVLDINKAEQKLSLSLKALEVNPWDKASELYPPGTIVKGKVKNFSAYGAYIELENALDGFIHVNDLSWTRKINHPSEVLKKGEEIEAKVLEIDKTNQKILLGIKQLTEDPWKEIEKKYKVGEIVSGKVSKIASFGAFIQLADEIDGLVHISQISADRVAKVKDVLKVGQEVSARIIKIDKEERRIGLSIKALHYTPEQLEKEREKMEFSRPAEELGSLEDAFSKAEEDYRPGESKKKS; encoded by the coding sequence ATGGTAGAAATGACTTTAGCGTCGATTCCTGATTTTGTAGAAGGAAGCATTGTCAAGGGAAAAGTTGTAGACAAAAATTCTAAGGAAGTGGTTGTAGACATTGGCTACAAATCCGAAGGTATCATTCCCCTAAGTGAATTTGAAGAGCCCGAATCGATACAGGTTGGACAAGAAATAGAAGTTTTATTGGAGAGCTTGGAAAATGAAGAGGGAATGGTCGTTCTTTCTAGGCAAAAAGCCGCGCAAAAACAGAATTGGGATAAGATCTTAAAAACATTTGAAGAAGGCGGGACGATCACTGGGAAAGTTAAGCAGGTTGTTAAGGGAGGATTAATGTTAAACATTGGAGTGGAGGCCTTTTTGCCTGCCTCTCAGATCGATGTAGTCCCACCCAAAAATTTGAAGGAATATGAAGGAGCCACGCTAACCTGCAAAATCGTCAAAATTAGTGAAGAAAGAAAAAATGTTGTTTTATCAAGAAGGGAAATTGTAGAAGCAGAAAGAAATCAAAAAAGACTTCAATTTTTGGAAAAAGTTCATGTTGGGGATCTTGTAAAAGGAGTAGTCAAAAACGTTACGGATTTTGGAGCTTTTATCGATTTGGATGGCATTGATGGGCTTATTCATATTACGGATATGAGCTGGGGTCGAATCAATCACCCTTCTGAAATTCTTAAAGTGGGTCAAGAAATCGAGGTGGTTGTCATCGATGTGGATAGGGAAAAAGAAAGGGTTTCTCTTGGACTAAAACAGAAAACGCCAAATCCCTGGGAAAATATTGAGGAAAAATATCCTGTAGGCACAAAGGTCAAAGGGAAAGTAGTCAATCTTGCTCCTTATGGAGCGTTTATAGAACTTGAACCTGGAATTGAAGGATTGGTACATATTTCAGAAATATCATGGACGCAAAAGATAACAAAACCAAGTGAAGTCCTTTCTATGGGGCAGGAAGTAGAAGCGATGGTTCTTGATATCAATAAAGCAGAACAGAAGCTTTCTTTAAGTCTAAAGGCTTTGGAAGTAAATCCATGGGATAAAGCCTCTGAACTTTACCCTCCTGGTACTATTGTCAAAGGTAAAGTGAAGAACTTTTCAGCCTATGGTGCTTATATTGAATTGGAAAATGCTTTAGATGGTTTCATTCATGTTAATGACTTGTCTTGGACACGAAAAATCAACCATCCTTCCGAAGTCCTTAAAAAAGGAGAAGAAATAGAAGCGAAGGTACTAGAGATTGACAAAACTAATCAGAAAATACTTCTTGGAATCAAGCAGTTGACAGAAGATCCATGGAAAGAAATTGAAAAGAAATACAAAGTAGGAGAAATAGTTAGCGGAAAAGTGAGTAAAATTGCCAGTTTTGGTGCATTTATTCAACTTGCTGATGAGATCGATGGGCTAGTACATATCTCTCAGATAAGTGCGGATCGGGTGGCTAAAGTGAAGGATGTGCTGAAGGTTGGTCAGGAGGTGAGTGCTCGAATCATTAAAATTGATAAAGAGGAACGTCGCATTGGCCTTTCTATTAAAGCTCTTCATTATACGCCTGAACAGCTTGAAAAAGAAAGAGAAAAAATGGAGTTTAGTAGGCCAGCAGAAGAGCTTGGATCCTTGGAAGATGCATTTAGCAAAGCTGAAGAAGATTATCGGCCTGGAGAATCAAAAAAGAAAAGCTAA
- a CDS encoding lysophospholipid acyltransferase family protein, whose amino-acid sequence MKKGYALARLLTLGFLKLFFDFKVYGQENIPSFPVLIVANHCSYLDPPIVGCAFQKEIYFVARKTLFDSFLLGKLIGYLNTIPLDRDKPEVGSFRLILDLFEKEKSILIFPEGTRSPSGTLQKAAPGVGYIAAKAKVAVLPIRIFGSFEAFPRTAKIPKPHPIRVVIGKPYWPMPCPPGLSKKSYYQNVADEMMEKIASLRFDVKMDSVQKDLLV is encoded by the coding sequence GTGAAAAAAGGCTATGCTCTTGCTCGTCTTCTGACTTTAGGTTTTTTAAAACTCTTTTTTGATTTTAAAGTCTATGGACAAGAAAATATTCCTTCTTTTCCAGTATTGATTGTAGCAAATCATTGTAGCTATCTTGACCCACCCATTGTGGGCTGTGCGTTTCAAAAAGAAATTTATTTTGTTGCCAGGAAAACTTTGTTTGACAGCTTCTTACTTGGAAAACTTATTGGCTATTTGAACACAATACCTCTGGATCGAGATAAACCTGAAGTTGGTTCGTTTCGGCTCATTCTAGATCTTTTTGAAAAAGAAAAGTCCATCCTTATTTTTCCAGAAGGAACGAGGAGCCCTTCAGGAACTTTGCAAAAAGCTGCTCCAGGGGTAGGATATATTGCCGCAAAAGCAAAAGTGGCTGTGTTGCCCATAAGGATATTTGGTTCTTTTGAGGCCTTTCCAAGGACAGCTAAAATTCCAAAGCCTCATCCGATCAGGGTAGTCATAGGTAAGCCTTATTGGCCTATGCCGTGTCCTCCTGGACTTTCTAAAAAATCGTACTACCAGAATGTCGCTGATGAAATGATGGAAAAAATAGCATCACTCCGCTTCGATGTTAAAATGGATTCTGTACAAAAGGATTTGCTTGTCTAA
- a CDS encoding outer membrane protein, whose translation MNPFFYNCKTNRYFWRTFFWNLCLSILPFCFLGFSLYGQEIPVVDTNQPVTTQENQTEENATPIKDASSASLNNSASTVSSDTQARAEGDAENTSPQQDTASQAPSQKEGNEIKNPKEISKEEALGPKTGIYFGIFGGAAFPMSNGISALNSPPLFSAGGKTHGDTAGVGGIQVGYNFSSYKLDSHGDYWLQPAAQFEAYYIGQENISSTLVGGVAGTPMTNTPYGFNSQLNMGIFVFDGVIRFVNPTKIVPYIGGGIGGAYLDSSGTNFIAPGGINYLSGHSYSQGAFVGQGLAGVQYNFTDHWTAFIEYKILWIKETEFSYQMINGNTMLIKYPQSFNMALGGIRYNF comes from the coding sequence ATGAATCCTTTTTTTTATAATTGTAAGACAAATCGCTATTTCTGGCGAACTTTCTTTTGGAACCTGTGCCTAAGTATTTTACCTTTTTGTTTTCTTGGTTTTTCACTTTATGGACAAGAAATACCTGTTGTGGATACTAATCAGCCAGTTACAACTCAGGAAAATCAGACAGAAGAAAATGCTACCCCCATAAAGGATGCTTCTTCAGCAAGCTTAAATAATAGTGCCTCTACCGTTTCTTCTGATACTCAGGCTAGAGCCGAAGGAGACGCTGAGAACACTTCTCCTCAACAAGATACGGCTTCTCAAGCTCCATCCCAGAAAGAAGGAAATGAAATAAAAAATCCAAAAGAGATAAGTAAGGAAGAAGCTCTGGGTCCAAAAACTGGAATTTATTTCGGTATTTTTGGAGGTGCAGCCTTTCCAATGAGTAATGGAATAAGTGCTCTGAATTCTCCACCCTTGTTTTCTGCTGGTGGGAAAACACATGGGGATACTGCTGGGGTAGGAGGAATTCAAGTTGGTTATAACTTTTCTTCCTACAAGCTAGATTCTCATGGCGATTATTGGCTTCAACCGGCTGCTCAATTTGAAGCTTATTATATAGGTCAAGAAAATATTTCTTCTACTTTAGTAGGAGGAGTCGCAGGCACCCCCATGACTAACACTCCGTATGGATTTAATTCTCAATTAAATATGGGTATCTTTGTTTTTGATGGCGTGATTCGATTTGTGAATCCTACTAAGATTGTTCCCTATATAGGAGGAGGTATTGGTGGGGCTTATCTCGATTCTTCAGGAACTAATTTTATTGCTCCGGGTGGGATAAATTATCTTTCCGGTCATAGCTACTCTCAGGGAGCCTTTGTAGGGCAAGGTCTTGCTGGGGTACAATACAATTTTACCGATCATTGGACTGCTTTTATTGAATATAAAATACTTTGGATAAAAGAAACTGAATTTTCTTATCAAATGATCAATGGGAATACCATGTTAATAAAATATCCTCAGTCTTTCAACATGGCCCTTGGAGGGATCAGATATAATTTTTGA